A region from the Veillonellales bacterium genome encodes:
- the rpmA gene encoding 50S ribosomal protein L27: MFNFDLQLFAHKKGMGSTRNGRDSESKRLGVKRHAGEVVTAGSIIVRQRGTHFHPGQNVGIGKDDTLYAKIAGRVSFERKGREDRQVSVYSVEEAI, encoded by the coding sequence ATGTTTAATTTTGATTTACAGCTATTTGCTCATAAAAAAGGTATGGGCAGTACGCGCAATGGTCGTGACAGTGAGTCCAAACGCCTTGGCGTAAAACGTCACGCCGGTGAGGTGGTAACTGCCGGCAGCATTATCGTCCGCCAGCGAGGCACTCACTTCCATCCCGGACAGAATGTGGGAATCGGTAAAGACGATACCCTGTATGCAAAGATTGCCGGTCGCGTATCCTTTGAACGTAAAGGCCGCGAAGACAGGCAAGTCAGTGTGTATTCAGTGGAAGAAGCAATCTAA
- the obgE gene encoding GTPase ObgE — MFIDRAKIRVKAGDGGNGMSSFRREKFVPKGGPSGGDGGRGGDVVLLVDSNMNTLIDFRYKRKFAAEGGGNGQAKDMHGRKAEPLIVKVPPGTIVKDELTGEVIADLTAEGQQATVAKGGRGGRGNARFVSSSHRAPTFAEKGEPGEESSLLLELKLLADVGLVGYPSVGKSSIIAKVSSAKPDIAAYHFTTLTPVLGVVSLDDGHSFVLADIPGLIEGASEGVGLGHDFLRHIERTKIIIHVLDVSGLEGRDPVEDYRKINHELKLYNERLATRPQIVAANKMDLPEAQENFNRVAEFMAKEGREVYPVSAATGEGLPRLIQRASQLLAEYVEEPETAVETKVYEAKPEEQFTISRDDDGAYVVCGKNIEKLVAMINFDNDEGLRRFQLIWRRLGIDEVLRAQGIKEGDTVRIRDMEFEFKM; from the coding sequence ATGTTTATTGATAGAGCAAAAATTCGTGTGAAGGCCGGTGACGGCGGCAATGGTATGTCCAGTTTTCGCCGGGAAAAATTTGTGCCGAAAGGCGGCCCAAGCGGCGGCGACGGCGGCCGCGGCGGTGATGTAGTATTGCTGGTTGATTCCAATATGAACACCTTGATTGACTTCCGTTATAAACGGAAGTTTGCTGCCGAGGGGGGAGGAAACGGTCAGGCCAAAGATATGCATGGCCGTAAGGCGGAACCCCTGATTGTCAAGGTCCCGCCGGGAACGATTGTCAAGGACGAATTGACCGGCGAAGTCATCGCCGACTTGACCGCAGAGGGTCAGCAAGCAACTGTGGCCAAAGGCGGCCGCGGGGGAAGGGGCAATGCCCGATTTGTTTCCAGTTCTCATCGGGCGCCTACTTTTGCCGAGAAGGGTGAACCGGGAGAAGAAAGTTCGCTGTTATTGGAATTGAAATTATTAGCGGATGTAGGCTTGGTAGGATATCCCAGCGTGGGAAAATCCAGTATTATAGCGAAAGTATCATCGGCAAAGCCGGATATTGCCGCTTACCACTTTACGACGTTGACGCCGGTGCTGGGTGTCGTAAGCCTAGATGATGGACATAGTTTTGTTTTGGCCGATATTCCCGGCTTGATTGAGGGTGCCAGTGAAGGAGTCGGTTTGGGCCATGATTTTCTGCGGCATATCGAGCGGACCAAAATTATTATTCATGTACTGGATGTTTCCGGGCTGGAGGGCCGTGATCCCGTCGAAGATTATCGGAAGATTAATCATGAACTGAAATTATATAATGAACGATTGGCAACCCGGCCCCAAATTGTGGCTGCCAACAAAATGGATTTGCCTGAAGCCCAGGAAAACTTTAATAGGGTAGCTGAGTTTATGGCTAAAGAGGGGCGGGAAGTTTATCCTGTATCGGCTGCAACCGGGGAAGGACTGCCCCGGTTGATTCAGCGGGCATCCCAACTGCTGGCCGAATATGTGGAAGAACCGGAAACTGCCGTAGAAACAAAAGTGTATGAGGCAAAACCGGAAGAACAGTTTACCATCAGCCGGGACGACGACGGAGCCTATGTTGTCTGCGGCAAAAATATTGAGAAACTGGTAGCCATGATCAATTTTGACAACGACGAGGGTCTGCGCCGGTTTCAACTGATTTGGCGCCGGCTGGGTATTGACGAGGTTCTGAGAGCACAGGGAATCAAAGAGGGAGATACGGTACGCATTCGGGATATGGAATTTGAATTTAAAATGTAG
- the nadD gene encoding nicotinate-nucleotide adenylyltransferase, translated as MAEKRKVGIMGGTFDPIHIGHLVTAEAVRIEYGLDRVLFIPACNPPHKQDLQVTPVLHRYIMTVMATYSNPYFYVSAIELERPGPSYSIDTVSQLIQQYGEHTEFYFITGADAVQDLPTWEKIDKLLTMCHFIAATRPGCVSGLDDVIRYFGAQGRSRIHRLTTPELEISSTDIRERVRSGRSIKYIVPESVEFYISKEGLYR; from the coding sequence ATGGCAGAGAAGCGAAAAGTCGGTATCATGGGCGGTACTTTTGATCCGATTCACATCGGGCATCTTGTTACGGCAGAGGCGGTGCGAATTGAATATGGTTTGGACAGGGTCTTGTTTATACCGGCCTGTAATCCGCCGCATAAACAGGATTTACAAGTAACACCGGTGCTGCACCGGTACATTATGACAGTTATGGCAACGTATTCGAATCCCTATTTTTATGTTTCCGCCATAGAACTGGAACGACCGGGTCCTTCTTACAGTATTGATACGGTGTCCCAATTGATTCAGCAATATGGTGAGCATACGGAGTTTTATTTTATTACCGGGGCTGATGCCGTACAGGATTTGCCGACATGGGAGAAAATTGACAAGCTGTTAACCATGTGTCATTTTATTGCTGCCACCAGACCGGGCTGCGTAAGCGGGCTAGATGATGTCATTCGCTATTTTGGGGCGCAGGGCCGCAGCCGGATTCATCGTTTGACTACGCCTGAACTGGAAATATCATCGACAGATATTCGTGAGCGGGTTCGCAGCGGACGTTCTATTAAGTACATTGTTCCGGAAAGTGTGGAATTTTATATTTCTAAAGAAGGGTTATACCGCTGA
- the proB gene encoding glutamate 5-kinase — protein MLTRENLNTAKRFVVKVGTSTLTHSTGKLNFFRIEKLVRELSDLANQGKEVILVTSGAVGVGMDRLGLKEKPKTIPEKQAAAAVGQGILMHTYEKLFGEYGQVVAQVLLTREDSVKHKRYTNSRNTLLTLLALGVIPVINENDVVAVDELKIGDNDTLSAMIASIVDADVLIILSDVEGVYTDNPQKNPEAKLLSSITDITPEIESLSGDPGSLRGTGGMFTKIQAAKIAINSGVTMFIASGAREGVIREIVSGGEVGTVFLAKENRLQTRKSWLAFGTRIQGAVVVDEGCERAILAGGSSLLAAGVTAVEGNFDPGNTIRVLAENRREIARGIVNYNAAEIRKIMGIHTDQIAGVLGCKPYDEVIHRNNMVVFI, from the coding sequence ATGCTTACCAGAGAAAACTTAAATACTGCAAAACGATTTGTAGTTAAAGTTGGCACAAGCACACTAACTCACAGCACGGGGAAACTAAACTTTTTTCGGATTGAAAAACTGGTGCGTGAATTATCGGATTTGGCCAATCAGGGCAAGGAAGTGATTTTAGTGACTTCCGGTGCCGTTGGTGTCGGTATGGATCGTCTGGGACTGAAGGAGAAGCCGAAAACCATCCCGGAAAAGCAGGCTGCCGCAGCTGTCGGTCAGGGGATCCTCATGCATACGTATGAAAAATTGTTTGGTGAATATGGGCAGGTTGTGGCGCAGGTTCTGTTGACCCGGGAAGATTCGGTAAAACATAAGCGTTATACCAATTCGCGGAATACCTTACTGACATTGCTGGCGCTGGGTGTGATTCCTGTAATTAATGAGAATGACGTGGTAGCTGTGGATGAGTTAAAAATTGGCGATAATGATACGCTGTCGGCGATGATCGCCAGTATTGTCGATGCTGATGTATTGATTATTCTGTCTGATGTGGAAGGCGTGTATACTGATAATCCGCAGAAAAATCCGGAGGCTAAACTACTATCATCGATTACCGATATTACCCCGGAAATTGAATCGTTATCCGGTGATCCCGGATCGCTGCGGGGGACCGGCGGTATGTTTACCAAGATTCAAGCTGCGAAGATTGCCATAAATTCCGGCGTAACCATGTTTATCGCCTCCGGTGCGAGGGAGGGAGTAATCCGGGAAATCGTCAGCGGCGGGGAGGTAGGTACTGTCTTTCTGGCAAAAGAGAATCGTCTGCAAACCCGAAAAAGCTGGCTGGCCTTTGGCACCCGCATCCAGGGAGCCGTTGTGGTGGACGAAGGCTGCGAACGTGCCATACTGGCAGGCGGGTCAAGCTTGCTGGCCGCCGGCGTAACAGCAGTGGAAGGGAACTTTGACCCGGGCAATACAATCCGCGTTCTTGCTGAAAACCGGCGGGAGATTGCCAGAGGGATAGTTAACTACAATGCGGCTGAGATTCGTAAGATTATGGGAATTCATACGGACCAGATCGCCGGGGTACTTGGCTGTAAGCCTTATGATGAAGTCATTCACCGCAATAATATGGTTGTATTTATATAG
- a CDS encoding glutamate-5-semialdehyde dehydrogenase: MDYLLELQKKGKAAKQAARRLAVLSTDSKNQALCQMAETLEQHKEELFAANERDMEQAKIRGMSEALQDRLLLTDSRIHAMAEGLRQIALLPDPVGEMIHSIRRPNGLEIGKVRVPLGVIGIIYEARPNVTVDAAGLCLKAGNGVILRGGSEAICSNIAIMEMITQAAYAAGIPEGSLQLIETTDRQAVNAMIKLNQYLDVIIPRGGAGLIKTVVENSTVPVIETGTGVCHTFVDESADIEMARSIAFNAKVSRPGVCNAMETLLVHRKIADSFLPLMLEQYVQAGVEIRGCKQTQGYDARVKPAADEDWGTEYHDLILSVKVVADLEAALDHIAAYSTHHSEAIVTKNYDNARRFQHEVDAAAVYVNASTRFTDGFEFGFGAEIGISTQKLHARGPMGLPELTSIKYVISGDGQIR, encoded by the coding sequence ATGGATTATTTGCTGGAACTCCAAAAGAAAGGGAAAGCTGCCAAACAAGCAGCTAGAAGACTGGCTGTTTTATCGACCGATAGCAAAAATCAAGCTTTGTGCCAGATGGCAGAAACGCTGGAGCAGCACAAAGAAGAACTGTTTGCGGCCAATGAGCGGGATATGGAGCAGGCTAAGATCAGGGGAATGTCCGAAGCCTTGCAGGATCGCTTGCTGCTTACTGATTCCAGAATTCATGCCATGGCGGAGGGCTTGCGGCAGATCGCGCTGCTGCCGGATCCCGTGGGGGAAATGATTCATTCCATCCGTCGCCCTAACGGTTTGGAAATCGGCAAGGTGCGTGTACCCCTGGGCGTTATTGGAATTATTTATGAAGCCCGGCCCAATGTGACGGTGGACGCTGCCGGGTTGTGCTTGAAAGCGGGCAACGGGGTGATACTGCGGGGCGGTTCGGAAGCGATTTGCTCCAATATTGCGATTATGGAGATGATTACCCAGGCGGCATATGCTGCCGGAATCCCGGAAGGCTCATTACAGCTTATTGAAACGACGGACCGCCAGGCCGTTAACGCCATGATAAAGCTGAATCAGTATTTGGATGTGATTATTCCCCGGGGCGGGGCCGGACTCATCAAGACAGTGGTAGAGAACAGTACGGTACCGGTTATTGAAACCGGAACCGGCGTCTGTCATACTTTTGTTGATGAATCAGCCGACATTGAAATGGCTCGGTCGATTGCCTTTAATGCTAAAGTATCCCGGCCCGGTGTGTGCAATGCCATGGAAACACTGCTGGTTCACCGGAAAATTGCCGATTCTTTCCTGCCCCTGATGCTGGAACAGTATGTTCAAGCCGGTGTGGAGATCAGAGGCTGCAAGCAGACCCAAGGTTATGATGCAAGAGTGAAGCCGGCAGCGGATGAGGATTGGGGCACGGAATATCATGATCTCATTCTGTCAGTTAAAGTTGTGGCCGATTTAGAAGCAGCATTGGATCATATCGCCGCTTACAGCACCCACCATTCTGAGGCGATTGTAACAAAAAATTACGACAATGCCCGTCGGTTCCAGCACGAGGTCGATGCAGCGGCTGTTTATGTCAATGCCTCCACCCGGTTTACCGATGGTTTTGAATTTGGTTTTGGAGCGGAAATCGGCATCAGTACGCAAAAACTCCACGCCCGGGGGCCAATGGGACTACCGGAGCTGACCAGCATAAAATACGTTATCTCCGGCGATGGACAAATCCGGTAG
- a CDS encoding ribosomal-processing cysteine protease Prp translates to MVKIEIVRNLAGAITGFSVKGHTNTAPHGEDIVCAGVSALTQTAVLGLQEHLGRSCRLDIASGRLCLELCDAPDGLTGAILETMVLGLAEIAKMNSQSVHILEHRR, encoded by the coding sequence ATGGTTAAAATAGAGATTGTGCGAAATTTGGCCGGAGCCATTACCGGTTTTTCTGTTAAAGGTCATACGAATACGGCTCCCCATGGAGAAGACATTGTCTGTGCCGGTGTGTCGGCGTTAACACAAACGGCGGTGCTTGGTCTGCAAGAGCATTTAGGACGCAGCTGCAGGCTGGATATTGCCAGCGGCAGGCTTTGTCTGGAACTATGTGATGCTCCTGACGGGTTAACCGGTGCGATTTTGGAAACAATGGTTTTGGGTTTAGCGGAAATTGCCAAAATGAATTCGCAAAGTGTTCATATTTTAGAACACAGGAGGTGA
- the rplU gene encoding 50S ribosomal protein L21 gives MYAIIETGGKQYRVSEGDVLMIEKIEASEGEAVEFERVLTVVKDGEVVLGKPVVAGAKVTGKVLAQGKNKKILVFKYKAKSNYRKRQGHRQPFTKVVIEKIDA, from the coding sequence ATGTACGCAATTATCGAAACCGGTGGCAAGCAATACCGGGTGAGTGAAGGCGATGTTCTCATGATTGAGAAAATCGAAGCAAGTGAAGGCGAAGCTGTGGAATTTGAACGGGTTCTTACTGTTGTCAAAGACGGCGAGGTTGTTCTTGGCAAGCCGGTAGTAGCCGGTGCCAAAGTAACAGGTAAAGTGTTGGCTCAGGGAAAGAATAAGAAGATTTTGGTATTCAAATATAAGGCAAAATCCAATTATCGTAAACGCCAGGGTCATCGTCAGCCGTTTACGAAAGTGGTTATTGAGAAGATTGATGCTTAA
- the yhbY gene encoding ribosome assembly RNA-binding protein YhbY, with translation MPLKDTLLTGKQKRFLRAMGSGLDPVVQVGKGGVNAAVIQSTREVLAVRELIKVRVLQNSPDEPNAVIAGLAEAAGAELVQVIGRNGLLYKKNIDKPKIELP, from the coding sequence ATGCCGCTAAAGGATACTCTATTAACAGGAAAGCAGAAACGCTTTCTGCGAGCTATGGGCAGTGGGTTGGATCCTGTCGTGCAAGTCGGTAAAGGCGGTGTCAATGCTGCTGTGATTCAAAGTACCAGGGAAGTATTGGCAGTCAGAGAACTGATTAAAGTGCGGGTGCTGCAGAACAGTCCGGATGAACCGAATGCGGTTATTGCCGGACTTGCTGAAGCTGCCGGGGCGGAATTGGTCCAGGTGATTGGCCGGAATGGTCTGCTGTACAAAAAAAATATTGATAAACCTAAAATCGAATTACCTTAA
- a CDS encoding RNA-binding protein: MAKTLYVGNLPWSTTDTSLADAFRPHGTVISSRIITDKETGRSRGFGFVEVEDDDAENMVTAMNGNDFGGRQIVVNEAKPRQG, encoded by the coding sequence ATGGCAAAAACTCTCTATGTCGGCAATCTGCCATGGTCTACTACCGATACCAGCTTAGCAGATGCATTTCGCCCACATGGCACGGTGATTTCCAGCCGGATTATTACGGATAAAGAAACAGGTCGCTCAAGAGGTTTTGGCTTCGTGGAAGTAGAAGATGACGACGCGGAAAACATGGTTACCGCTATGAATGGTAACGATTTCGGCGGGCGGCAGATTGTAGTCAATGAAGCGAAGCCCCGTCAAGGTTAG
- a CDS encoding Spo0B domain-containing protein, whose product MEQESADPKVCDELVRLLRVQRHDFINHLQVVHGMLQLGRTENAMAYIENLAKDPSLITDQIRVHIAQTDCKRNV is encoded by the coding sequence ATGGAACAAGAATCAGCAGACCCAAAGGTATGTGATGAATTAGTAAGACTGCTCAGAGTTCAGCGCCATGATTTTATTAATCACCTGCAAGTTGTTCATGGGATGCTGCAGCTTGGCCGTACGGAAAATGCCATGGCCTATATTGAAAACCTGGCGAAAGATCCGAGCTTGATTACCGATCAAATCCGGGTGCATATTGCGCAGACTGACTGCAAGCGCAATGTTTGA